CGTAACACCGGTTGGCAGGTTTGCCGCGTTGGTGTTGGTTTCAGCCAGCGGGTAGAACAGACGGTTCGGAACCGGGCCTGCAGCCTGCAGTGAAACCTTAAACTTGGGCAGACCCGTGCGACGGAAATCATCCCACGCTTCGGTGCTGGCCACAATGTTCTCAGCAATGTACTTCTGCGTCAGAATAACTTCCAGTTCTTTACCTCCAGCCTTATCATAGTTGACCAACGGATTGGCCAGGTTAGCAGCAATGTACTGGTTGTACTCCGGAATGCCTGGGGTAGCATCAGTAGCAGAAGCTACTGTAGCTGGGGCAGTAGTAGCCGGACGGAACGTGTGCATGAACGAAGCTTTGATACCATTGTCAAAGTCAACCTTAGCGGCTGCTTCGCCACCGGAGAGCAAGCCACGGTGTTCAGCTTCCGCCTTCGAGAACAAGTGCTCAGCCAGCAGCATCAGTACCGTAGGAGCGTTAGCACCACGCAGGAAAGTACCACCAATCAGGAAGCGGCCAGGGATGGTTGGGTTGGCGGCAGCAAACGTAGGAATGTTTGCAGCGCCCAGATCAGCCCCAACGTAAGCAGGTTTGTCATCACGCTTGGTCTTCACATACAGCTGCGTAATGCGGGGGTCATTGTTATCCACGTACTGCGAAACGATGTATTCGGTAGGAACTACAAAGCTGTACTCCGAAGTAGTACGCACCGCGCCAGCCGCAAAACCGTAGCGGTTGTAGAAAGGATTCTGCTGACCAGTGTTGCCGGCATAACCAGGCTGTACCTGAACATCCCGATCAATAAAGCCATCATGCTCAGCTTCTAGCAGAGCCATTTCTGCCTTCACATCTACAGCCTCAGACTCGCGCAGCAGGATACGCAGACGCAGGCTGTTGGCAAACTGCTTCCAGCGGGTCATGTTGCCTTTGAAAACAACGTCTTCAGGAAGTGTAATAACAGTAGTTTCCCCTTCAGTAGCTGCATCAATGTCGCCGATAACGGCTTTCAGCTGAACGATGAAATCCTTGTAGATATCTTCCTGCTTGTCGTACGAAGGCGTAATGTCAGCAATACCTTTCAGCGCGTTGGTGTACGGAATGTCGCCGTACTGATCTACCAACAGGAGGAAGTTATATACCTTCATGATTTTGGCAATAGCTGCTTGCTTTGGATACGCAGCAGCCTGCTGTTCAATCAGGTTATAATCATTCAGATTGTCGTAGGTAGCATTGAAGAGGTTTTGATAATACGTATTCGTATAGTTATACGTACGCTCTTCCGAAAAACCGCTGACAGTACCTGACTTCGCCAGTTGCCCTACTGCAAAGCTGGAGTAGCTGTTGTAATTGGTAGCAGCACCATGGTAGTTGGCAGCCGTAACCGTCAGGGCATTAGCCAGCAGTGCATCGGCGTTTACCGAGGTAGCCTGGTTAGGGTTATCATTAATGTCGAGAAACGACTCGCACCCAGTTGCAGCCGTCACCAGGGACGCTGCAAGCAGGACTCTAAAAATTACTTTCATGAGTAGATCAGATTAGAGGGTTACGTTAAGAGTAGCCCCATAGAATTTGGTGGGGGGAGTTTGCAGGAAGGTGTTAATACCAATTGCATTGCTGCCAACAGCGGTGCCGCTGAACTCGGGGTCGGTGTAGATATTCTCCTTGGGAACCCAGGTAAAGATATTACGACCGAACAGGTTCACGGAAGCACCTTTCACCAGACCAACTTTAGATACCAGCGAAGTTGGCAGAGCATAGCTCAGCGATACTTCACGAATCTTGAAGAATTTACCCGAGGTAACATAGTTCTCGGCTACAGAACGGTTCCAGGCGGGCGTATTAGCCCAGAACTCGGAGCCACCTGGGGTCAGGCCTTCGGTGTTAGCTACATAAGTAACGTTGCCGTTGGCATCTTCCTGAGGAATAGCAGAGTTAGGATACACGAAGTCTTTACGGCCGTACTGGGCGCTGCGCTGGCCACCACCGGTGAAGTCCAGGTCTTCGCCAATGGCGTTGTAAACTACATAGCCCGTGCGGAGTTCAGCCTGGCCAGCCAGCGTCAGACCTTTGAAGGAAAGGCTGGAGTTGAAGCCGTAGCGGTTCTTAGGCTGCGTGTTACCGAAGATTTTGTTATCGGAAGCCTTCAGCGGGAAGTAACGGGTTTCGCCGGAGTAAGGATCTTCGGTTACGCCCATTTTCACGCGGCCATCATCGGTGCGCTGGTAGTAAGAGCCCTGCAGAACGGGGAACGGCTGACCGGGAATTGCATACAGACCTGCGTTGCCGCTGGTGCTGTTGCTACCGCCCAACAGCAGCTGAGAAACGCCTTCTGGCAGCGAAACTACCTTGTTCTGGTTGTAGTTGTAGTTACCACCCACCGTGAAGGTCAGACCATTTTCGGTCTTGATGGGGGTGATGTTCAGGTCAACTTCAACGCCTTCGTTCTGTACTTCACCAGCATTCAGCAACAAAGACTGGTAGCCGGAAGCACCCGAAATACCCGTTGCAACGGTTTGGTTGGTGCTCTTCTGCTTATAGTAGGTTACGGCACTCGACAGGCGACGCTGCAGGAAGCTCAGTTCCAGACCGGTTTCAATAGAGCGGGTATCCTCAGGCTTCAGGCCGGGCTGAACCAGACCACCGTTGGCAGTGAAGGAAGGCAACGAGCCGAAGGGGAAGCCACCACCGAGACCGTAAGTAGACTGCAGGGCATAGGCACCACCGTTGTTATAAACACCGGTACCGGTTGCACCACCCAGGTTAACCTGGCTCACTTTCGAGATACCAGCGCGAACCTTACCATAGTCCAGCCAGGAAACATCCTTCAGGCTTGGAATGGCATTGGTGAAGACGAACGAGGCGTCTACTGCAGGGTAGAAGAAGCTACGGTTGTCTGGGTCCAGGATAGAGATGTTATCGTTACGACCGGAGCCGTGCAGATAAATGAAATCTTTATAGCCCAGGGTCAGGTCGCCGTAGAAGGCATACAGGCGAGTGCGGGCACGGCCATCAAAACCGTCGAGGTTACCTACGCGGTTAGCCAGGTTGAAGCCATCACCCTCTACTGGTACGGCCAGTGCGGTAGATGCTACGTAGTTGAAGCGGCTGTCCAGCTGCTGAATATTGTTACCAACAATGGCCTGCACGCTGTAGTCGCCGTAGGTTTTATCCAGGCTCAGGAACAGATCAGAGTTGAGGCGCGTCAGGCTGCTGGTCAGGTCCTGCACGTAGCCAGGGTAGCTGGCAATCTGCTTGGGCGAACCATTGGCAAGCGTGAACTTGTTCTGGGTCGTCAGGTTAGCCTGGCCGATGCTGGTAGTACCGATACGGTAGTTAGCCTTCAGACCATCCATGATTTTGTAGGTCAGGTTTACATCGCCCTGGATGGTGTTACGACGGTCCTTGGTGCGGTTGGCATCCAGGATGAAGTAAGGGTTGTAGTAATAAGCATTGTAGTAACCGTAGTTCGGCTCCGAATACTTATCGTTCTTGTAGTCTTTGTACGAGGTCAGGGGAGCCAGTACTGACGTGTTGAACACGTTCCAGTAGATGGAGGTAGACTGGCCCAGGTTAGACGAAACATCGGCAACTGACTGCGAGTACGAAGCGTTGAAACCAACGTTCAAGCGACCAATTTCGCGCGAGGCGTTGAAGCGGAAGCTGTTACGGTCGAACTTATCCTTGGGGATAATGCCGTTGTTTTTCAAGTTCTGGAAAGAGGTGAAGAACTTGGTCTTCTCGTCGCCACCGGAGAACGAAACGCCGTTCTGCATCTGGTAGCCCGTGTTGAAGAAGTTCTTACGCTCGTTTGGACGAGCTTCGTAAGTGATAACCTGAGCGCTGCCATCAGCCAGAGCCTGGCCGAAAGGCACCAAACGGCCATCGAAACGGGGGCCGTACTGCTGGTTTTCGAAGCCCTGATACTGGTGCTCGTAGCCTTCATCGATACCATCGGCTGGGTTAGCTGGATCGAACTCTTTGAAAGCCTCAAAGCCTGAGTTGGTGAACCAGTCAGGCGAGCCAGGACCGAATTCGGTCTGGAACTTAGGCAGGAACGAAATAGACTCGAACTGGGAAGTGTGCGAGAAAGTAACCTGCGAGGTGGTGCTGCCTTTCTTGGTGGTGATGATCAAGGCACCGTTAGACGCCTGCGAACCGTAGAGAGCAGCGGCGTTAGCACCTTTCAGTACGTCGATAGAAGCTACGTCATCGGGGTTCAGCGCACCCAGAACGTCGTTGGTGGAGATAACACCATCAATTACGATCAGGGCTTCGTTGTTACCCGTCAAAGAGCGGCTGCCACGCAGCGTTACGCGGGGGGTAGGGTTCACACCGTTGTTCAGGGTCGAAATCTGTAGACCCGATACTTTACCTACCAGACCGTTGGTTACGTTGGTAACACGAGCCTGGGTCAGTTCTTTGGTGTCAAGCGTAGCTGTAGCATAACCTACCTGCTGCTGCTGGCGCTGAATACCCAGAGCACCGGTAACAACTACTTCACCAAGGGTTTTGGTGTCGGAGGCCAGGCTGATGTCAATGCTGGAAGCATTACCGATAGCCCGCTCAACTGAGGTGTAACCGATAGAAGAGAAGGTAAGCGTGGTAGCCGAGGCTGGTACGCTCAGGTTGAAAGTTCCGTCCGAATTCGTCGAAGCGCCAATTGTTGTACCCTTTACAAGTACAGTGACACCAGGCAATCCTTGACCATTAGCCCGGTCGGTTACCCGACCTGAAATGGCCCTATCCTGCGCGTAGGCCTGCTGCAACAGGCTTACCATCAACAGAATGGACATGAATAATAATTTTTTCATGTGCTTTTGATTTGGTGAGTGAAAAAGTGAATGGTGAGTAAAAGGTGAAAAAGTGTGATGGAAGTAGGGTTACATTTGGCAAGTATAGATGTAAAAAAGGCATAATCCAACTGATATAAGTTGGGTTACATCTGAAAAAAACGTGTTTTGACCTCTGTTTTGCTTAGGCTTATTATATCTGTCTGCCATATCATAAGCATCTCCC
The Hymenobacter sp. DG25B genome window above contains:
- a CDS encoding SusD/RagB family nutrient-binding outer membrane lipoprotein, which gives rise to MKVIFRVLLAASLVTAATGCESFLDINDNPNQATSVNADALLANALTVTAANYHGAATNYNSYSSFAVGQLAKSGTVSGFSEERTYNYTNTYYQNLFNATYDNLNDYNLIEQQAAAYPKQAAIAKIMKVYNFLLLVDQYGDIPYTNALKGIADITPSYDKQEDIYKDFIVQLKAVIGDIDAATEGETTVITLPEDVVFKGNMTRWKQFANSLRLRILLRESEAVDVKAEMALLEAEHDGFIDRDVQVQPGYAGNTGQQNPFYNRYGFAAGAVRTTSEYSFVVPTEYIVSQYVDNNDPRITQLYVKTKRDDKPAYVGADLGAANIPTFAAANPTIPGRFLIGGTFLRGANAPTVLMLLAEHLFSKAEAEHRGLLSGGEAAAKVDFDNGIKASFMHTFRPATTAPATVASATDATPGIPEYNQYIAANLANPLVNYDKAGGKELEVILTQKYIAENIVASTEAWDDFRRTGLPKFKVSLQAAGPVPNRLFYPLAETNTNAANLPTGVTQYTKLFWDVKD
- a CDS encoding SusC/RagA family TonB-linked outer membrane protein; the encoded protein is MKKLLFMSILLMVSLLQQAYAQDRAISGRVTDRANGQGLPGVTVLVKGTTIGASTNSDGTFNLSVPASATTLTFSSIGYTSVERAIGNASSIDISLASDTKTLGEVVVTGALGIQRQQQQVGYATATLDTKELTQARVTNVTNGLVGKVSGLQISTLNNGVNPTPRVTLRGSRSLTGNNEALIVIDGVISTNDVLGALNPDDVASIDVLKGANAAALYGSQASNGALIITTKKGSTTSQVTFSHTSQFESISFLPKFQTEFGPGSPDWFTNSGFEAFKEFDPANPADGIDEGYEHQYQGFENQQYGPRFDGRLVPFGQALADGSAQVITYEARPNERKNFFNTGYQMQNGVSFSGGDEKTKFFTSFQNLKNNGIIPKDKFDRNSFRFNASREIGRLNVGFNASYSQSVADVSSNLGQSTSIYWNVFNTSVLAPLTSYKDYKNDKYSEPNYGYYNAYYYNPYFILDANRTKDRRNTIQGDVNLTYKIMDGLKANYRIGTTSIGQANLTTQNKFTLANGSPKQIASYPGYVQDLTSSLTRLNSDLFLSLDKTYGDYSVQAIVGNNIQQLDSRFNYVASTALAVPVEGDGFNLANRVGNLDGFDGRARTRLYAFYGDLTLGYKDFIYLHGSGRNDNISILDPDNRSFFYPAVDASFVFTNAIPSLKDVSWLDYGKVRAGISKVSQVNLGGATGTGVYNNGGAYALQSTYGLGGGFPFGSLPSFTANGGLVQPGLKPEDTRSIETGLELSFLQRRLSSAVTYYKQKSTNQTVATGISGASGYQSLLLNAGEVQNEGVEVDLNITPIKTENGLTFTVGGNYNYNQNKVVSLPEGVSQLLLGGSNSTSGNAGLYAIPGQPFPVLQGSYYQRTDDGRVKMGVTEDPYSGETRYFPLKASDNKIFGNTQPKNRYGFNSSLSFKGLTLAGQAELRTGYVVYNAIGEDLDFTGGGQRSAQYGRKDFVYPNSAIPQEDANGNVTYVANTEGLTPGGSEFWANTPAWNRSVAENYVTSGKFFKIREVSLSYALPTSLVSKVGLVKGASVNLFGRNIFTWVPKENIYTDPEFSGTAVGSNAIGINTFLQTPPTKFYGATLNVTL